The sequence GAATTCAAACATAAAATAAGTAAGATGAATACACCTTTAAGAGAAAAGGAGGTCGTATTGTGCAGCAATCAAATTTAAAATCAAATGATGTTGAAGATAATAAAATTTGGGCCGTATTAGCCTATTTTTTATTTTTCTTGCCACTACTAACTGCCAAAGATTCAAAATTTGCCATGTATCATGCCAATCAAGGACTCATTTTATTAATTTTTGCTGTTGCAGTTAATGTAATTGGTACTTTTATTCCTATTTTAGGCTGGTTATTGATTATTCCTTTTGGAAATTTAGCCGTCATTATTTATGTGATCATTGGTATTATTAATTCAGCATCCGGAAAAACAAAACCACTCCCTCTGATTGGAAATTTCGATATCATCAAATAACAACTATTAAAAAACAGTGATTTCGTTTTGAATTTACTGTTTTTTAATTTTCAATGAAATCTATTAAATGTTTAAATGTTTCTATTACTTTTTGTTTAAAAATAATAGTTTTGGATAAACTATTTACTACAAAAGAAATAATTTTTAAATTACAAAAAATAAAGGTGATCGTATGTTAACGTTATTAAAGAATAAAATCATATACAGCTTGGTGCTTGTCATCACATTGCTATTTGGTAGTTTATCTTATTACATTTATGCAACTCCTGAAGATGACTTTTCACAATTTGTGTCTCTTTCCGAAAAAATTTTTCCAGAAAATTATACATTTATTTTAAAACACAGTAGTTTTTATAGAAATTACGAACATCAAGAGGATTTTGTACAAATAGGAAATCTACTTATGAATGAACTTCAAATGCCACTAGGTGAAAGTTTAATAGAGTTAAATCACCTTGTATACAAATCTCAGATTGAAATTGAAAATGAAATGAATTTAGATGTAAGATTAACTGGAATGAACAATGACAAATCAACTTATTTAACGATAACCCTAGAAAGTAATCATCAAAGCTTAGATTCTTTATCAATGACAAAAACAAAAATTGAGGCTACATTAGAGAAATTAAATATGAAAGTAAACTGGAATTCGATGATACAAGGGAAATATACAAACGCTAACGAAGTGGATTTCCTAAAATTATGGGAGCAACTAAACAATGCACTTCAACTAAATGAAATTGAAACTTATACAGATAAACGAACAATCAGTAATTCCTATTATTCTCCAAATTTAAATACAAAAATTTTAAGTGGATCTAATCCGATGAATCTTCAAGTAGCACTTCATCAAAATTCATTAAATGACGAATGGCAATTAACAATAGGATCTCCAATCATAACAATGGAATACTAATCCATCCAAAAAAAACGTGAGCAGTTCATACTGTCTCACGTTTCCTATTTTATGAATTAGTTTATTATTTTAAACCAATTGAGGTTTCCGATATTGCTGCCGCCTCTAAAAACTAAATACAAATCATGTGAACCAGAGGTTGCATTAATAGATTCTGTTTCAGAAACCCAGTTTTGCCAACCACCTGTATTCGTGATATTTACGGTTCCAATTAATGGACCCGAAGT comes from Chengkuizengella sediminis and encodes:
- a CDS encoding YwmB family TATA-box binding protein — encoded protein: MLTLLKNKIIYSLVLVITLLFGSLSYYIYATPEDDFSQFVSLSEKIFPENYTFILKHSSFYRNYEHQEDFVQIGNLLMNELQMPLGESLIELNHLVYKSQIEIENEMNLDVRLTGMNNDKSTYLTITLESNHQSLDSLSMTKTKIEATLEKLNMKVNWNSMIQGKYTNANEVDFLKLWEQLNNALQLNEIETYTDKRTISNSYYSPNLNTKILSGSNPMNLQVALHQNSLNDEWQLTIGSPIITMEY